CGTTCTTCTGCAGCGCGCTGCACCTCGAGATGCGCTCGCGACTGATCGTCGAACCCGCGGACGAGTAACTCACCATGATCCCATCCCGCCTCAAGCGACTGACCGAACTCCGGCGCGCCCTCCCGTTGACAGCGGCGGGGCTGTTCCTGCTCGCACTGGCGCTGCCGGTGTGGCGGATCACGTTCGAGGCGCCCCAGTACGTCGAGACGCTGGTCGTCGAACTGTACGCCTACCCGCGGATCGGCGGCGACTTCGGCGAGGTCGCGGCGCTCAACAAGTACGTCGGGTTCTACTACCCGGACCCGGTGTACGTCGAGCCCAACTACGAGGTCCACGAGAAGGCGATCGACGTGCCCGAGTGGGTGCTCGGTCCGGTAGCCTTTATCGGCCTCGCCGGCGCGTCCGCGGCCGTCTCCGTGCTCCCCAGCGGGAAACTCGAGCGCGGACTGGTCGCGCTGCTGGGCGGGACGGTTGCGATCTTCGGGACGATGGCCGCGATCATCCAGTACCGGCTCTACCAGGCCGGCCACACCCTCGATCCGGCCGCACCGCTCAACGGCGTCGACGGCTTCACGCCGCCGCTGCTGGGCAACTACGCGGTCGCCAACATCGACGGGAACGCCTGGTTCGGTCCCGGCGGCTACCTGCTGGTGGTCGCGGTCGCCTTGCTGGCGGTCGCCGTCGCGCTGCGCCACTCGCCGGCGACGGTCGGCGACGCGCCGTCGCTCGTCCGCGGGGGCTGGGAGCGGCTCCGGGACCGGATCGGGCGCAGCGACAGAGAGGACTCGAGCGGCGACGGCCGCCCGACGGACGAGCGGCCGACCGGCGAACGCGAGCAACCCGGTGCGACGCGGACGTCCGACGGCCACAGCCCGCGGACGGACGGGGGCTCCCGATCGGATGGACCGAACGACGCAGGCGGAACGGGCGGTGATCCGCCGTGACCGAGCGCTACTTCGCCGTCCTCGCCGCAGCCGTGCTCGTCGCCTCGCTGGCCGGCGCCGCCGTCGCCGCGACGGACGGCTCGAGCGGCGACGAAAGCGTCGACGACTGGAGCGCTGATGTGCCGGACGTCCACGACGCCGACGTCCCCGAAGCCGACGGGACGGCGACGCTCGACGGACAGCAGTTCGACTCGCTGCAGGCCGCCGTCGACGCCGCCGAGCCCGGCGACGAGATCATAGTCGAGGGCCGGTTCGACGAGCGCGTCACCGTCGACACGCCGAACGTGACCGTCGCGGCCGTCGAGCGCGACGCCGCGGTGATCGACGGCGGGGAGAACGGCACGGTCGTCGAGATCGCCGCCGACGACGTGACCCTCGAGGGGGTCTGGATCCGCAACTCCGGGCTCGACAAGAGCGCCGGCGACAGCGGCGTCCTCGTGAACGGCTCAAGCGCGACGCTCTCGGAGCTTCGCCTGACCGAGATCGCGTTCGGGGTCTGGATCGGGAGCGTCGACGACGCGACCGTCGAGGACAGCCTGATCGCGGGCCGCGAGGACGTCCAGACGGTCCAGCGCGGCAACGGCATCCACCTCTGGGAGTCGACGGACGCCGAGATCCACAACAACTCGATCACGACCGTCCGCGACGGGATCTACTACCAGTGGGCCGAGGGCGTCCACGCCGAGGGCAACACGATGTGGGACATGCGCTACGGCGTCCACTACATGTACTCGAACGACAACCGGCTCGTCGACAACACCGCCTTCGACAACGACGTCGGCTTCGCGCTGATGGTCTCGAAGGGGCTGACCCTCGAGAACAACACGGCGGTGAACAACGACGGCACGAGCGGCCACGGCATCCTGTTGAAGGACGTCGAGGACAGCGCGATCGTTGGCAACGAGGTCGTCGGCAACGATAACGGCCTGTACGTCTACAACGCGCAGGATAATCGCTTAGCGGACAACCTCGTGCTCGAGAACGAGATCGGCGTCCACGTCACGGCCGGCAGCGCCAACGCCGTCGTGGCGGGCAACAGCTTCATCGCCAACGACCAGGCCGCGTTCGCGGAGACGACCTCGCAGGCCCACTGGAACGCCACCGACCGGGGCAACTACTGGGCGGACGCCCGCACGACCGACCTCGACGAGGACGGCGTCAGCGAGCTCCGCCACCAGCCCGCCGGCGCCGTCGAAAAGCTGGTCCACGAGCGACCGCAGGCGGCGGCCTTCGCCGAGAGCCCCGCCTTCGACGCGGTCCGGATGGCCGAGAGTTCGTTCCCGGTCCTCGAATCGCCCGGCATCGTCGACCACCGACCGCTCGCCGAACCGCTACACGACAACTGGAAGGACTACTACAATGCAGATCACGATCACTGACGTCCGCAAGCGATACGGCGACGTCGTCGCCCTGGACGGACCCTCGTTTACGGTGCCGTCCGGGTCGACGTTCGGCGTCCTCGGAACGAACGGCGCGGGAAAGACGACGCTCTTCGAGCTGCTGGTCGGCCACGACCGGCCCGACGAGGGGCGGATCGAAGTCGGCGGCATCGACGTCGCCGAGGCCGGCCACCGCGTCCGCGAGCGCGTCGCCTTCCTGCCCGAACACGCCGGCTTCCCGCCGGCGATGACCGGCCGGGAAGTGCTCGACGTCCACGCCCGCATCCGCGGGCTCACGAACCAACGGGAACGCATCGACGACGCCCTCGAGACGGTCGGGCTCGCCGACGCGGCCGACCGCGCCGTGGAGGGCTACTCCAACGGGATGGGCCGACGGCTCGGCCTCGCGGCGGCGCTGATCGCCGATCCGCCGGTGCTCGTGCTCGACGAACCGACCGCCGGGCTCGACCCGCGAGGCGTCGCGGCGTTCCACCAAACCATCGAGCGGCTCGGCCGCGAAACGGACACGACGATCGTCCTCTCCTCGCACGTATTGAGCGAGGTCGAGCGGCTCTGCGACGACGTCGCGATCCTCGAGGACGGCCACCTGCGCGCGGCCGGGCCGATCGACGATCTCCGGTCGGAAACGGACACGGACGACCGAGTTACCGTCTCGCTCCGACCGGCGAACGACCAGGCTCGTCCGGACCTGCTCGAGGCCGTTCAGGACTGCGGCGACGTTACCGAAACCGACGACGCGATCGAAGTTACCTGCGATCGGGAGGCCGCGTTCGGCGTCTGCGGCACCGTCGATCCGTCGCTGCTCGACGGCTTCGAGGTCCGAGAGCCGGGCCTCGAGGCGGTGTTCCAGGACGTGCTGACGGACGAGGCGCCTGATCTCGAGGACGAAGATGCGGACGAGGACGCGGGGCCGATCCGGGCGACCGAGGAGGTGAGCGCGTAATGACCGACGCCGATCCGCGACCCGACGGCGGGTACACCACGGCGATGGCGCCCGACACCGACGCCGACGTCGAGACCGTCCACGAGTCCGAGACCGACGATCTCGAGTCCGGCGCGTGGTACCGCCAGCTGCTGGTCGTCGCCGAGACCGAGTACCGCCTCGCGGTGCGGGGCCGGTGGGCGATCGCGCTGACCGCGATCTTCGCCGCCTTCGCGCTCGGGCTGACGACGTTCAGCGGCGCGAGCGTGAGCCCCGAGGGGTTCGAGCGGACCGTCGGCAGCCTCGCCGTGCTCGCGGTCTACCTCGTGCCGCTGGTCGCACTCGCGTTCAGTTACGACGTTATTGTCGGCCGGAAGGAGAGCGGGTGGCTCCAGACCCTGTTCTCGCTGCCGGTCGACCGCGCCTGGATCGTCGTCGGCGCCGCCGCCGGCCGCGCCGTCGTGCTCGCGAGCGCGACGATCATCGGCTTCGGCGTCGCCGGCGGCTTCCTGCTGCGCGAGTACGGCCTCGACGGGTTCGACGCCTACGCGACCTTCATGCTGGGGGCCGTCGGACTCGGCCTAGTCTTCCTCGCGGTCGGCGTCCTCGTCTCGACGCTGGCCCGCGAGAAGACCCACGCGCTCGGCGTCTCGCTGCTGGCGTGGGCGTGGTTCGTCCTCGTCCACGACCTGCTCGCGCTCGGCCTGATCGGCGCGCTCGAGCTCTCGGAGACGGCCGTCTCCGCGATGCTGCTGGCGAACCCGACCGGGGTCTTCCGGGCGCTCGTGCTGGGATCGCTGGGGGCCGGCGGCAACGCCGGGTTCGCGTCGGTGCTGGCCGAGTCCGGCCTCTCGACTGGCGTCCTAAGCGGAGCCCTGCTGGCCTGGATCGCCGTCCCGATCGCAATCGCCGCGCTCGCGATCCGGAGGCGACGGCTGTGACGCACCCCCGGGACCGTCTCTCGCGCCGTCGCATCCTCGCCGGCGTCGGTCTCGCAGCCGTCGGCGGACTCGCCGGCTGTCTCGCGGGCGGGAGCGGGGACGAATCCGCCGAGCCGGCCGAACCGATCGCCTTGACCGACGGCCAGGCCTGCGACGCCTGCGGGATGACCGTCGCCGACCACTACGGCCCCGCCGGCCAGCTGTTCTACGCGGACGGCTACCCCGAGGACCGCGACGGACCGGCGCGGTTCGACAGCGTCCACGAACTCGTCGCCGCCCACGCTGCACAGGCCCGGCGCGGTCGGGAGCTGCGCGCGGCCTTCGTCACCGACTACTCGAGCGTCGACTACGACCTCGACGAACGCGAGGGAACGACGTACATCTCGAGTCACGTACGAGCCGAGGATTTCACCGACGCGACGGCGGCATCGTTCGTCGTCGACGGCGGGATCGAAGGCGCGATGGGCGAGGACGTCGTCCCGTTCTCGAGCACCGATGACGCCGAGGCGTTCGCCGCCGAGCACGGCGGATCGGTTGCGACGTGGGAGGAGCTCTCGTCGGACGAATCGGCATAGCGACGGCTAGCCAGTTCGGCGTCGAACGAGCCTGCTATGACGGGGACGGCGGTCTACGAATTTTGTCCTGAGACCGAGCCGTCGTCGGACCGGCCGGCCGCACTGCGAGCGCCGAACCAGAGCCGACCGTGGAGGTAACGGCCGATCGTTGCGACCGTCGCGAAGTAGAGGTAGATGACGACGTCGACGTACGGCGGAACGGCACCCGGTTCCATACGCGCCGCATCCCGTTCGCGGCCGATACGCGCCGGGCTGTACTGGTTCGCCGTTCAAATAAGCCTCTGTTCCTGACTGCTCGAGCGCCTGCACTCAGGATCGTGCGATCATCCAGTACCGCGCTCCCAGATAGACCGTCACGAGGCCGAAGGTGACGGCGTACAGCATCGCACCGGTCGAGGCTGCACTCGCCATCGCGACGAGGTTGAACGCGATGCCGACGACGTAGAGCCAGCGGAGGTGCCGCTGGTTCATGCGCGATCACTCGCCGCGCGGTCGGTCCCCTCTATCAGATTTCGGCACATACGCCTCCCTTCGGAGGTACCGGTAAAAATCCTCCCGTCTCAGCGAGACAGTCTTACGCGAACTCGAGGTCGTCACCCTCAACAACCTCACCGAACAGCCACTCGGCGTGCTCCAGGGCGTACTCCTTGTGGTCGTCCTCGATCGCGCCGATACAGTCCTCGACGAGGATCGGTCGGAAATCGAGAAGCCCGGCGCTGCCGCCCGTGTGGAGCACGCAGACGTTCGCGAGCGTGCCACAGATCACGAGGTCGTCGATCCCGCGGGCGTTCAGCCACCCCTCGAGCTCCGTGTTGTAGAAGGCGTCGTAGGTGTGTTTCTCGACGACGTTGTCGGCGGCCTCGACCGGCAGTTCGTCGACGATTTCGGCGTCCCACGACCCCTCGAGGACGTGTTCGCCCCACTGTTCGAACTCGTCGTAGTAGTGGGCGTCCTCGAACTGTTCGGGCGGGTGGACGTCCCGCGTGAACAGCAGGGAGGCGCCGGCCTCGCGAGCGCGCTCGACGAGGGCGGCGATCGGTTCGATGGCCCGTTCGCTGCCCGGCGCGTACAGCGAGCCGTCGGGATGGCAGAAGCCGTTTTGCATGTCCACGACCACGATCGCGGTGCGCTCTGGCTCGAGTTCGACGCTCATGTGTCAACCTACGAAGGAGGCGGTAAAAACGTTCGTGCGAGTGCGACCAGCGGGGCGGCTGACCGTCCCGGAACCGCAGCCGGCGCGACGCACCCTGGGAGCCGGCCCGCCGACCGCCGTGCTTTTTGCGGGTGCTTCCGTAC
The DNA window shown above is from Halopiger xanaduensis SH-6 and carries:
- a CDS encoding ABC transporter permease, yielding MTDADPRPDGGYTTAMAPDTDADVETVHESETDDLESGAWYRQLLVVAETEYRLAVRGRWAIALTAIFAAFALGLTTFSGASVSPEGFERTVGSLAVLAVYLVPLVALAFSYDVIVGRKESGWLQTLFSLPVDRAWIVVGAAAGRAVVLASATIIGFGVAGGFLLREYGLDGFDAYATFMLGAVGLGLVFLAVGVLVSTLAREKTHALGVSLLAWAWFVLVHDLLALGLIGALELSETAVSAMLLANPTGVFRALVLGSLGAGGNAGFASVLAESGLSTGVLSGALLAWIAVPIAIAALAIRRRRL
- the nosD gene encoding nitrous oxide reductase family maturation protein NosD, whose translation is MTERYFAVLAAAVLVASLAGAAVAATDGSSGDESVDDWSADVPDVHDADVPEADGTATLDGQQFDSLQAAVDAAEPGDEIIVEGRFDERVTVDTPNVTVAAVERDAAVIDGGENGTVVEIAADDVTLEGVWIRNSGLDKSAGDSGVLVNGSSATLSELRLTEIAFGVWIGSVDDATVEDSLIAGREDVQTVQRGNGIHLWESTDAEIHNNSITTVRDGIYYQWAEGVHAEGNTMWDMRYGVHYMYSNDNRLVDNTAFDNDVGFALMVSKGLTLENNTAVNNDGTSGHGILLKDVEDSAIVGNEVVGNDNGLYVYNAQDNRLADNLVLENEIGVHVTAGSANAVVAGNSFIANDQAAFAETTSQAHWNATDRGNYWADARTTDLDEDGVSELRHQPAGAVEKLVHERPQAAAFAESPAFDAVRMAESSFPVLESPGIVDHRPLAEPLHDNWKDYYNADHDH
- a CDS encoding cysteine hydrolase family protein; translated protein: MSVELEPERTAIVVVDMQNGFCHPDGSLYAPGSERAIEPIAALVERAREAGASLLFTRDVHPPEQFEDAHYYDEFEQWGEHVLEGSWDAEIVDELPVEAADNVVEKHTYDAFYNTELEGWLNARGIDDLVICGTLANVCVLHTGGSAGLLDFRPILVEDCIGAIEDDHKEYALEHAEWLFGEVVEGDDLEFA
- a CDS encoding nitrous oxide reductase accessory protein NosL; its protein translation is MTHPRDRLSRRRILAGVGLAAVGGLAGCLAGGSGDESAEPAEPIALTDGQACDACGMTVADHYGPAGQLFYADGYPEDRDGPARFDSVHELVAAHAAQARRGRELRAAFVTDYSSVDYDLDEREGTTYISSHVRAEDFTDATAASFVVDGGIEGAMGEDVVPFSSTDDAEAFAAEHGGSVATWEELSSDESA
- a CDS encoding ABC transporter ATP-binding protein; this encodes MQITITDVRKRYGDVVALDGPSFTVPSGSTFGVLGTNGAGKTTLFELLVGHDRPDEGRIEVGGIDVAEAGHRVRERVAFLPEHAGFPPAMTGREVLDVHARIRGLTNQRERIDDALETVGLADAADRAVEGYSNGMGRRLGLAAALIADPPVLVLDEPTAGLDPRGVAAFHQTIERLGRETDTTIVLSSHVLSEVERLCDDVAILEDGHLRAAGPIDDLRSETDTDDRVTVSLRPANDQARPDLLEAVQDCGDVTETDDAIEVTCDREAAFGVCGTVDPSLLDGFEVREPGLEAVFQDVLTDEAPDLEDEDADEDAGPIRATEEVSA